In Mastigocladopsis repens PCC 10914, a single window of DNA contains:
- a CDS encoding DNA cytosine methyltransferase produces MTYKLIDLFAGAGGLTTGFHLAGLESLCAIDIDKKALVTYKLNYPNTQVVNQDIRKVNPSELRLLLGLQREELTALIGGPPCQGFSRNIPAGDRSLNDPRNQLYKTFLEFVQEFRPLYVVMENVSEILKAYDGVVKNEITEQLESFGYKVASSALNAAHYGIPQTRTRAFFLASLDKLPHFPKPTHCGNTKSDYRDAKSCNHQIALFDPSISSIVTVRDAIGDLPPLDAGQEYGDEGYPSAPQTIYQAIMRSESTKIVNHIARALTPIQTTRVRLLKEGQDARDLPPELAPKKHYSGAYGRLYWDKPAKTITRWMFHPGSGRFFHPTQNRTITIREAARLHSYPDNFHFLGTYTDMASQIGESVPPLLAKALATCLLRGCHQKEGC; encoded by the coding sequence ATGACGTACAAATTAATTGATTTATTTGCTGGCGCAGGTGGATTAACTACAGGGTTTCACTTGGCAGGTTTGGAGTCCTTATGTGCCATTGATATAGATAAAAAAGCTTTAGTAACCTATAAACTCAATTACCCGAACACTCAAGTTGTTAATCAAGATATACGTAAAGTAAATCCTTCAGAGTTGCGTTTATTGCTTGGCTTGCAGCGAGAAGAACTAACAGCGTTAATTGGCGGTCCTCCTTGTCAAGGCTTCTCAAGAAATATCCCTGCTGGCGATCGCAGTCTTAATGATCCTCGCAATCAACTGTATAAAACTTTTCTGGAATTTGTACAAGAGTTCAGACCTCTTTACGTCGTTATGGAAAATGTCTCTGAAATCTTAAAAGCGTATGATGGTGTAGTTAAAAACGAAATAACGGAGCAACTGGAATCATTTGGTTATAAAGTTGCTTCCTCTGCATTAAATGCTGCCCATTATGGAATACCGCAAACGAGAACCAGGGCTTTTTTTCTCGCTAGTTTAGATAAATTGCCTCACTTTCCTAAACCCACACATTGTGGTAATACCAAAAGTGATTATAGAGATGCAAAATCCTGTAATCACCAGATAGCTTTATTCGATCCAAGCATTTCTTCAATTGTCACAGTTAGAGATGCAATTGGAGATTTGCCACCATTAGATGCAGGGCAAGAATATGGTGATGAAGGTTATCCATCAGCTCCGCAAACCATATATCAAGCCATAATGCGTAGTGAAAGTACGAAAATTGTTAACCACATTGCTCGTGCTTTAACCCCGATTCAAACAACAAGAGTACGTCTTTTAAAAGAAGGGCAAGATGCAAGAGACTTACCACCGGAATTAGCCCCTAAGAAGCACTACAGTGGTGCCTATGGAAGACTTTACTGGGATAAACCGGCAAAAACGATCACAAGATGGATGTTTCATCCTGGTTCTGGTAGATTTTTCCATCCTACACAAAATAGAACTATAACAATACGTGAGGCTGCAAGATTGCACTCTTATCCAGATAACTTTCACTTTTTAGGAACGTATACTGATATGGCTTCTCAAATTGGAGAATCCGTACCTCCGCTATTAGCTAAAGCGCTTGCTACGTGTTTGCTCCGGGGTTGTCATCAAAAAGAGGGTTGCTGA
- a CDS encoding DinB family protein, with product MLIQHFQMLARYNTLANQKLYEVCSQLSDAERKRIRPAFFKSIHGTLNHIMLGDRIWMGRFEGKQMPSTGLDAILYDNFDELWKTRVLEDEKIEAFVSGLKQDFVTKTISYVNNAGKLYNDPANLLLAHFFNHQTHHRGQIHDMLTQTEIAPPSLDMHRVIRP from the coding sequence ATGCTCATCCAGCACTTTCAAATGCTTGCACGTTATAACACTTTGGCAAATCAAAAACTCTATGAAGTTTGTTCCCAACTTTCAGATGCAGAACGCAAACGCATTAGACCAGCTTTTTTCAAAAGTATTCACGGGACATTGAATCATATTATGTTAGGCGATCGCATCTGGATGGGACGCTTTGAAGGTAAACAAATGCCATCCACCGGACTTGATGCTATCCTCTATGATAATTTTGACGAGTTGTGGAAAACTCGTGTTTTAGAAGATGAGAAGATAGAAGCTTTCGTGTCTGGATTAAAGCAAGATTTCGTGACCAAAACAATCAGCTACGTAAACAATGCGGGTAAGCTTTATAACGACCCGGCTAACTTATTGCTAGCACACTTTTTTAACCACCAAACACATCATCGCGGTCAGATTCACGATATGCTGACTCAAACCGAAATCGCCCCACCATCTCTAGATATGCACCGGGTTATCCGACCATAA
- a CDS encoding methyl-accepting chemotaxis protein produces MTTQLRGVALGLLLLGTGNVVSVYFSVVASDSTVVNQAGLVRGGTQRLVKLEMAGKANDDLIQKLDKKVNGLINGDQELGLPKATDPNFLLKLKQVENAWKTLKQTIIKVRQKSTERNVLLNQSEDLFKLTDETVLAAEKYSQAKVQFLRTIQLAILGITIAILAILLIIVHRITSTFGESIRAIATSSTQIASTLFEQEQTISLQASAVSQTTTTMNKLAASSVQSAQASEASEASARQALLLAEDGAIAIEQTMAEMVTLKDKVGAIASQTLHLSEQTEQIRTIAVLVSELAEQTNMLALKTTVDASRAGDQGKGIGIVAAEVRTLADRSKRSAQEINILVAKIQLAMNSTVIVTQEGTQTAESGIKLSQGTAQTFVGVKNAINNVFLNSQQISLNAKQQLAAVQQVEARMNAINQGAKEITNGIAQVRLTTQHLNEAAQNLKLIV; encoded by the coding sequence ATGACAACTCAATTACGAGGTGTTGCACTTGGACTATTGCTGCTTGGTACTGGAAATGTAGTATCTGTTTATTTTAGTGTGGTTGCAAGCGACAGCACAGTAGTAAATCAGGCAGGTTTAGTTAGGGGTGGTACTCAGAGGCTTGTTAAGTTAGAAATGGCAGGGAAAGCAAATGATGATTTGATTCAAAAGTTAGATAAAAAAGTAAATGGACTTATTAATGGTGATCAAGAGTTGGGTTTGCCAAAAGCAACAGATCCAAACTTTCTATTAAAACTCAAGCAAGTTGAAAATGCTTGGAAAACTCTTAAACAGACTATTATTAAAGTCAGGCAGAAGTCTACTGAGCGAAATGTGCTGTTAAATCAAAGTGAGGATTTATTTAAGCTCACTGATGAAACAGTGCTGGCTGCAGAAAAATATTCTCAGGCAAAAGTGCAGTTCTTAAGAACGATACAGCTCGCTATCTTGGGAATAACTATAGCGATTCTTGCAATTCTCCTGATAATAGTACATCGAATTACATCCACTTTTGGAGAATCCATACGTGCCATTGCTACCTCTTCAACTCAAATTGCATCAACACTTTTTGAACAAGAGCAGACGATTTCTTTACAAGCAAGTGCGGTGAGCCAAACAACAACGACAATGAATAAGTTAGCGGCTTCTTCTGTACAATCAGCACAAGCCTCAGAAGCTTCAGAAGCTTCAGCTCGCCAAGCATTATTGCTGGCGGAAGATGGTGCGATCGCTATCGAGCAAACAATGGCAGAAATGGTCACTCTTAAAGACAAAGTGGGAGCGATCGCCTCACAAACTCTGCACTTGAGTGAACAAACTGAGCAAATTAGAACAATTGCTGTGCTAGTCAGCGAGTTAGCTGAACAGACGAATATGCTTGCTCTCAAAACGACTGTGGACGCATCACGAGCAGGGGATCAGGGTAAAGGGATTGGTATTGTTGCAGCAGAAGTTCGTACACTGGCGGATCGAAGTAAAAGATCAGCTCAAGAGATTAATATCCTAGTTGCCAAAATTCAGCTAGCAATGAATTCCACAGTTATAGTGACCCAAGAAGGGACTCAAACAGCAGAGTCAGGGATCAAACTGAGTCAGGGAACAGCCCAAACCTTTGTAGGAGTTAAAAATGCCATTAACAATGTCTTCTTGAATAGCCAACAGATTTCGCTAAATGCCAAACAGCAATTAGCCGCAGTGCAGCAAGTAGAGGCGAGAATGAATGCTATCAACCAGGGTGCTAAAGAGATTACTAATGGCATTGCACAGGTTAGGCTCACCACTCAACACCTCAACGAAGCTGCACAGAATCTCAAATTAATCGTATGA
- a CDS encoding helix-turn-helix domain-containing protein, producing MQPSKLDQMLGLEIQRRRTEKGWSQEYLAEMTGLHRTYISQLERGLKSPSVRVLSHITNALSITMSEFLRAVEESLSADRE from the coding sequence ATGCAGCCCAGTAAACTAGACCAAATGTTAGGGCTAGAAATACAGCGTCGTCGTACAGAAAAAGGTTGGTCTCAAGAGTATCTGGCAGAAATGACAGGTCTGCACAGAACCTACATCAGCCAACTAGAACGAGGCTTGAAAAGCCCATCTGTTAGAGTTCTAAGTCATATTACTAATGCTTTAAGTATAACAATGAGCGAATTTTTGCGAGCCGTGGAGGAATCTTTGAGTGCTGACAGAGAATGA
- a CDS encoding site-2 protease family protein, whose protein sequence is MQTNWRIGSLFGIPLFLDPLWFVILGLATLNFGVAYQAWGTVLAWSAGVVMALLLFGSVLLHELGHSLVARSQGIRVNSITLFLFGGIASIEEESKTPGKAFQVAIAGPAVSVVLFLVLRVLVNILPSNSPASFMVGDLARINLVLALFNLIPGLPLDGGQVLKAALWKATGNRFQAVKWAAKAGQILGYGAIALGLAVDYFTGELVTGLWIALLGWFGIRNASSYDRITNLQETLLNLVAVDSMTRDFRVIDANQTLRSFADSYLLDTTAPQVYFAESDGRYRGMVSIDDLRLVERSQWETLPVQNIVHPLTEIPTVAESTSLVEVINKLENKQLPRITVLSPAGAVSGVIDRGDIVRTLAQKLNLRITEAEIKRIKEEGSYPPGLQLGVIAKSITS, encoded by the coding sequence ATGCAAACAAATTGGAGAATCGGGTCTTTATTTGGAATTCCACTGTTTTTAGACCCTCTGTGGTTTGTGATTTTAGGGCTGGCAACCCTGAACTTTGGGGTAGCTTACCAAGCGTGGGGAACTGTCCTTGCTTGGAGTGCTGGAGTGGTCATGGCGCTGCTGCTTTTTGGTTCAGTATTATTGCACGAATTAGGTCATAGCTTAGTAGCGCGATCGCAAGGCATTAGAGTTAATTCAATAACCTTATTTCTGTTTGGTGGCATTGCTTCTATTGAAGAAGAATCCAAAACCCCAGGCAAAGCATTTCAAGTGGCAATTGCCGGACCTGCAGTGAGTGTTGTCCTGTTTTTAGTCCTCAGAGTGCTAGTTAATATTCTGCCTTCTAATAGTCCTGCCAGCTTCATGGTTGGGGATTTAGCGAGAATTAATTTAGTGTTAGCGCTCTTTAACTTGATTCCTGGCTTACCCTTAGATGGCGGGCAAGTGTTAAAAGCAGCGCTGTGGAAAGCAACAGGTAATCGCTTTCAAGCTGTCAAGTGGGCAGCAAAAGCAGGGCAAATTTTGGGTTATGGTGCGATCGCCCTGGGTTTGGCAGTAGATTATTTTACTGGCGAATTAGTCACTGGTTTGTGGATAGCCCTGTTAGGTTGGTTTGGCATCCGCAATGCCAGCAGCTATGACCGCATCACAAATTTACAAGAAACCTTGCTCAATCTGGTTGCTGTTGATAGCATGACCCGCGACTTTCGTGTTATTGATGCCAATCAAACTTTGCGTTCATTTGCCGACTCATACCTTTTGGACACCACCGCCCCACAGGTTTATTTTGCCGAGTCTGATGGACGTTACCGAGGCATGGTTTCCATCGACGATTTACGCCTGGTAGAAAGGAGTCAATGGGAAACTTTACCTGTGCAAAATATTGTGCATCCGCTGACAGAAATTCCCACTGTTGCCGAGTCAACTTCGTTGGTAGAGGTGATTAACAAGCTGGAAAATAAACAGCTACCCCGCATAACCGTCCTTTCTCCCGCAGGTGCTGTCTCTGGTGTCATTGACCGAGGAGATATCGTACGGACATTAGCACAAAAGTTAAATTTGCGGATAACGGAAGCCGAGATCAAGCGAATTAAAGAGGAAGGGAGTTATCCACCTGGTTTGCAATTGGGTGTCATTGCGAAATCAATCACCAGCTAA
- a CDS encoding lipoate--protein ligase family protein, translating to MAIDHWLLEQHQSGHPSTLRFYTWSPPAISLGYHQHKYPEHWQHLVWQGQKVDLVRRPTGGRAVLHQGDLTYAVVTSGLSGSRVQMYQKICEFLIQGWRSLGVQLHYGSAGRGYIHNPNCFGTATGADLVLPDGTKLIGSAQLRRAEVILQHGCIRLQPDAELFTQVFDGESFTPVQLPQNLDIENIMTALIAAAEDCFGMQIEVQPLSQDEWEAILEQPSLEVG from the coding sequence ATGGCGATTGACCATTGGTTGTTAGAACAGCACCAGTCGGGACATCCTTCAACTTTGCGGTTTTACACTTGGTCGCCACCTGCCATTTCCTTAGGCTACCATCAACACAAATATCCCGAACATTGGCAGCATCTTGTTTGGCAAGGTCAAAAAGTAGACTTGGTGCGGCGTCCCACGGGGGGACGCGCGGTGTTGCATCAGGGTGATTTAACTTATGCTGTCGTGACATCTGGACTCTCTGGGAGTCGTGTCCAGATGTACCAAAAAATTTGCGAATTTTTGATTCAAGGGTGGCGATCGCTTGGCGTACAATTGCACTACGGTAGCGCTGGGCGAGGTTACATCCACAACCCCAATTGTTTTGGCACGGCGACTGGTGCAGATTTGGTTTTACCAGATGGTACAAAACTTATTGGTAGCGCCCAACTGCGACGAGCTGAGGTAATTTTGCAACATGGTTGCATCCGTTTGCAACCTGATGCTGAATTGTTTACTCAGGTATTTGATGGAGAATCTTTTACTCCTGTGCAACTTCCCCAGAATCTAGATATTGAAAATATTATGACAGCTTTAATTGCTGCTGCTGAAGATTGTTTTGGTATGCAGATAGAGGTGCAACCACTCTCTCAAGATGAGTGGGAGGCAATTTTGGAGCAACCGAGTTTGGAGGTTGGTTAA
- a CDS encoding type 1 glutamine amidotransferase — translation MNYQQYELTIGWLYPKLMSTYGDRGNVICIERRCQWRGYDVKVLPLDQNATADDIHAVDVIVGGGAQDRQQEIVMRDLQGAKAEAIREKIENGTPGVFTCGSPQLLGHYYEPGFGQRIEGLGILDLVSVHPGENVRRCIGNLVIEVTATRLARDLEEMTGRKPYLIGFENHGGRTKLGKVEALGRVVYGLGNNGEDGTEGAFYQNAIATYSHGPLLPKNPFVADWLIQTALRLKYQQPITLASLDDTLAFEAREAMFKRLKVNISTNLRGNVTKFSPLAKDDLRTPL, via the coding sequence ATGAATTATCAACAGTATGAATTAACAATTGGTTGGTTGTACCCAAAGCTGATGAGTACTTACGGTGACAGAGGTAATGTCATCTGTATAGAACGCCGTTGTCAGTGGCGCGGATACGATGTTAAAGTATTACCTTTAGACCAAAACGCTACAGCAGATGATATTCATGCAGTAGATGTGATTGTTGGTGGTGGCGCACAAGATCGTCAGCAAGAAATTGTTATGCGCGATTTGCAGGGTGCAAAGGCAGAAGCAATACGCGAGAAAATTGAAAATGGAACTCCGGGAGTGTTTACCTGTGGTTCACCCCAGTTGTTGGGACACTATTATGAACCAGGGTTTGGACAGCGCATTGAAGGCTTGGGCATATTAGATTTGGTATCGGTGCATCCTGGGGAAAATGTCCGGCGTTGTATTGGTAATTTGGTCATAGAAGTTACGGCGACTCGTCTGGCGCGGGACTTGGAAGAAATGACGGGTCGCAAACCGTATTTGATTGGTTTTGAAAATCACGGTGGACGCACCAAGCTGGGAAAAGTAGAAGCATTAGGGCGCGTGGTGTACGGTTTGGGTAATAATGGTGAAGATGGGACAGAAGGAGCATTCTATCAGAATGCCATAGCCACTTATTCCCACGGTCCCCTGTTACCAAAAAATCCCTTTGTCGCCGACTGGCTAATTCAAACAGCGCTCCGGCTGAAGTATCAACAGCCTATCACTCTGGCATCTTTGGATGATACCTTAGCCTTTGAAGCGAGAGAGGCGATGTTTAAGCGGTTGAAAGTGAATATTTCAACCAACCTTCGAGGGAATGTCACGAAGTTTTCACCATTGGCAAAGGACGATTTGAGAACGCCTTTGTAG
- a CDS encoding aromatic ring-hydroxylating dioxygenase subunit alpha — MSLSQAVQSRDIRQLGINPNHWYVVALSREVKTQPVSVTLWKQAIALYRDSKGQVHALEDKCPHRLVKLSHGQVIGDELECAYHGWRFNDQGECAAVPYLADNQKLPSCKIRRYPVKEQDGFIWLFPGDVETLHAMSLQPMGVPEWDHLNYIATVSIINCNAHYSYLIENLMDMYHGHLHQDYQAWAEALLEDINEDAHRVDAHYTAQSYYKIDKIWSISQLFFPALRRLHPEPLDVSYVYPHWTSTLGKDFKIYCLLCPVNETQTKAYLIHFTSLNAFWRLHKLPVWFRRFVKNSLFGAAQKLLDGLVRQDVQMIEEEQQAYLQNPQRRSYELNRALASVQRLMTSQVEKGE, encoded by the coding sequence ATGTCTCTTTCCCAAGCTGTCCAAAGTCGTGATATTCGTCAGTTGGGTATTAACCCGAATCACTGGTATGTTGTTGCACTTTCGCGTGAGGTGAAAACTCAGCCTGTGAGTGTGACGCTTTGGAAACAGGCAATCGCACTCTACCGCGACAGCAAGGGACAAGTCCACGCCCTAGAGGATAAATGTCCTCATCGGTTAGTTAAACTGAGTCACGGGCAAGTTATTGGTGACGAGTTGGAATGTGCTTATCACGGTTGGCGCTTCAATGATCAAGGTGAATGTGCAGCAGTTCCCTATTTAGCAGACAACCAGAAACTCCCCAGTTGCAAAATCCGCCGTTACCCAGTGAAGGAGCAAGATGGTTTTATTTGGTTGTTCCCCGGCGATGTAGAGACGTTGCATGCAATGTCTCTACAACCAATGGGTGTACCAGAGTGGGATCATCTCAATTACATTGCCACAGTTTCAATTATTAACTGTAACGCCCATTATTCATATTTAATTGAAAACCTGATGGATATGTATCACGGACATTTACATCAGGATTACCAAGCTTGGGCGGAAGCATTGCTGGAAGATATTAACGAAGATGCTCATCGTGTTGATGCTCATTATACAGCACAAAGTTATTATAAAATAGATAAAATTTGGTCAATTTCACAATTATTTTTTCCGGCTTTGCGCCGCCTTCATCCTGAACCTTTGGATGTCAGTTATGTGTATCCTCACTGGACTTCGACATTAGGTAAAGATTTTAAAATTTATTGTTTATTATGTCCCGTGAATGAGACACAAACAAAAGCTTATTTGATTCATTTCACATCATTAAATGCCTTTTGGCGATTACACAAATTACCTGTGTGGTTTCGGCGGTTTGTGAAAAATAGTTTGTTTGGTGCAGCGCAAAAGTTACTTGATGGTTTGGTGCGCCAAGATGTACAGATGATTGAGGAGGAACAGCAAGCATATTTGCAGAATCCCCAGAGGCGGAGTTATGAGTTGAATCGAGCCTTGGCAAGTGTGCAAAGGTTGATGACGAGTCAGGTTGAGAAAGGAGAATGA
- a CDS encoding HD domain-containing protein: protein MTISRLTQQIQFIIEIDKLKQVLRQTLLTDHSRQENSAEHSWHLAIMAVVLSEYAPQGVDLSRAIKMLIIHDLVEIDAGDTFCYDVQGNESKAAKEAQAALRLFGLLPADQASELRSLWEEFEVRETPTAKFSAALDRIQPLLHNQQTEGGTWRIHGITRDQVMKRVAPVETGAPELWFFVQQLIEDSIAAGYLKDVPATAPAK, encoded by the coding sequence GTGACAATCAGCCGACTCACTCAACAAATACAATTCATCATCGAAATCGACAAGCTCAAGCAAGTCCTCCGTCAAACTCTGCTGACAGATCATTCACGTCAAGAAAACAGTGCAGAACACTCTTGGCATTTGGCAATCATGGCGGTAGTATTATCTGAGTATGCTCCGCAAGGGGTAGACTTATCTCGTGCGATAAAAATGCTGATCATTCACGATTTGGTGGAAATTGATGCGGGTGATACCTTCTGCTACGATGTGCAGGGCAACGAAAGCAAGGCAGCAAAGGAAGCACAGGCGGCGTTGCGGCTATTTGGACTTTTGCCAGCAGATCAGGCAAGTGAGTTGCGTTCACTTTGGGAAGAATTTGAAGTGCGGGAAACACCCACAGCTAAGTTTTCAGCAGCCTTAGATCGCATACAGCCTTTGCTACACAACCAACAAACTGAAGGCGGTACTTGGCGCATTCATGGCATTACACGCGATCAGGTGATGAAACGGGTAGCACCTGTGGAGACGGGTGCGCCGGAACTTTGGTTCTTTGTGCAGCAACTGATTGAGGATTCTATAGCCGCAGGTTATCTCAAAGATGTTCCTGCAACTGCTCCAGCAAAATAA
- a CDS encoding YbjN domain-containing protein: protein MTSYQSNQETVPTATESTSNDELINEIIEETKDINYVEIIENVIDSLEQDNSAMVSHAQEGGYLWKFKYGSVEVFVQLAGTTDEDTLTVWAVVLKLPAKDEPKLMRELLEMNASETFEARFAFVENQVVVLSTRTLADLSAGEVSRLITIVATIADNNDDALQSEFGLA, encoded by the coding sequence ATGACAAGCTACCAATCCAATCAAGAAACGGTTCCGACTGCGACTGAATCTACATCAAACGACGAACTCATCAATGAGATTATCGAAGAAACAAAAGACATCAACTACGTCGAGATCATCGAAAACGTTATCGACAGTCTAGAACAAGATAACAGCGCAATGGTCAGCCATGCTCAAGAAGGTGGTTATCTGTGGAAGTTTAAGTACGGTTCAGTAGAAGTGTTTGTCCAACTTGCTGGAACAACTGATGAAGACACCTTAACAGTTTGGGCTGTGGTGCTAAAGTTACCGGCAAAAGATGAACCCAAGTTGATGCGAGAGTTGTTAGAGATGAATGCTTCTGAGACCTTTGAAGCACGTTTCGCCTTTGTTGAAAACCAAGTCGTCGTCCTCTCAACACGCACTCTAGCGGATTTGTCTGCTGGCGAAGTTTCCCGCTTGATTACTATTGTGGCAACGATCGCCGATAACAACGACGATGCATTACAATCTGAGTTTGGTTTAGCTTGA
- a CDS encoding Mur ligase family protein produces MGNKIQLIDRIRLAFAVSVAKSVTLGVRSLRLGAASVLPGSLARRIEPRLLQLLTQQVKNGVILIAGTNGKTTTSLLLRTILERKGYRVAHNSTGANLENGLMTALLESTNVVGTLDVDYAILEVDENIVPKILTPIQPRIILCLNLFRDQLDRYGEVDTISKRWTKVISTLPPETVVIPNADDPTLSYLGQQLPQRVLFFGLNEPENYLDEIPHAVDSIFCPKCGHSLDYEGVYLSHLGDFQCPKCGFRRSQPALNSSEFPQILVGLYNKYNTLAAATAAIELGVDEATILDTINNFQAAFGRAEELEINGKRVRILLSKNPVGTNETIRVVTQSHDKTTLLVLNDRTPDGTDVSWIWDVDTEKLVERGGTLVVSGDRVYDMALRLRYSEKTPDSHFNLIVEEDLRQAIATALEHTPDNETLHILPTYSAMLEVREVLTGRKIL; encoded by the coding sequence GTGGGAAACAAAATTCAACTGATAGACAGGATACGACTGGCTTTTGCTGTGTCAGTCGCAAAAAGCGTCACTTTAGGAGTGCGATCGCTCCGCTTGGGTGCAGCTAGTGTTTTACCAGGTTCTCTAGCGCGTCGCATTGAACCCCGACTGTTGCAGTTATTAACTCAGCAAGTCAAGAATGGGGTGATTTTGATTGCCGGTACCAATGGCAAAACGACCACATCGCTGCTTCTACGCACAATTCTAGAACGTAAAGGATACCGCGTTGCTCACAACTCGACAGGCGCAAATCTCGAAAACGGCTTGATGACTGCGCTGTTGGAAAGTACAAACGTGGTGGGTACGCTGGATGTTGATTACGCCATTTTAGAAGTCGATGAAAATATCGTACCGAAGATTTTGACACCGATTCAGCCCCGGATCATTCTCTGTTTAAACCTGTTCCGCGACCAATTGGATAGGTATGGAGAAGTTGACACAATTAGCAAGCGTTGGACAAAAGTTATTTCTACGCTTCCACCAGAAACAGTTGTCATTCCTAACGCTGATGACCCAACTTTATCTTATCTTGGTCAGCAGTTACCCCAAAGGGTATTATTCTTTGGTTTGAATGAACCAGAAAATTATTTAGATGAAATTCCTCACGCCGTCGATTCTATATTCTGTCCCAAATGCGGACACTCTTTAGATTACGAAGGTGTTTATTTATCTCATTTAGGAGATTTCCAATGTCCTAAATGCGGCTTTAGGAGAAGTCAACCTGCGCTTAATAGCAGCGAATTTCCCCAAATTCTTGTAGGTTTATACAACAAATATAATACTTTGGCAGCCGCGACTGCTGCTATAGAATTAGGCGTTGATGAAGCAACTATCCTAGATACGATTAACAACTTTCAAGCTGCATTTGGTCGTGCTGAAGAGTTAGAAATTAACGGAAAACGGGTGCGAATTTTGTTATCAAAAAATCCTGTAGGGACGAATGAAACAATTCGCGTCGTGACTCAAAGTCATGATAAAACAACACTGCTCGTCTTAAATGACCGGACACCCGATGGAACTGATGTCTCTTGGATTTGGGATGTAGATACAGAGAAATTAGTAGAACGAGGAGGGACTTTAGTTGTGAGTGGCGATCGCGTTTATGATATGGCGCTACGTCTACGCTACAGCGAAAAGACTCCTGATAGTCATTTTAATTTAATTGTCGAAGAAGATTTACGGCAAGCAATTGCAACTGCGCTGGAACATACACCAGATAACGAAACTTTGCACATTTTACCAACCTATTCTGCCATGCTGGAAGTGCGAGAAGTTCTAACAGGTAGAAAGATTCTTTAA